The Astyanax mexicanus isolate ESR-SI-001 chromosome 20, AstMex3_surface, whole genome shotgun sequence genome contains a region encoding:
- the mrps24 gene encoding 28S ribosomal protein S24, mitochondrial, which produces MAASFSSQRRLLTTLCSQLNGALWLNSGVRSIHSTAVCNKNRAARIRVGKGDRPMTYEEALPPHQIAHRKGWLSHHTSNLNGEHGTADRTVEDAFIRRFIYGTFHRCLANELVIKRRGNMLIISALMFQKMPPRKYYFFIGYTEELLSHFYKCPVKMEIQTVEEKVVYKYL; this is translated from the exons ATGGCGGCGTCCTTCAGCAGCCAGAGGAGATTATTAACA ACTCTGTGTAGTCAGTTGAATGGTGCACTATGGCTGAACTCTGGAGTGAGGAGCATCCACTCTACAGCAGTCTGTAATAAG AATCGTGCTGCTCGTATCCGTGTGGGTAAAGGGGACCGGCCGATGACGTATGAGGAGGCTCTGCCCCCCCACCAGATCGCTCACAGGAAGGGATGGCTCTCCCATCATACAA gtAATCTGAATGGAGAGCACGGCACTGCAGATCGAACAGTAGAAGACGCCTTCATCCGACGCTTCATATACGGCACGTTTCACAGGTGCCTGGCGAATGAACTGGTTATTAAGCGCAGAGGAAACATGCTGATCATCTCTGCTTTAATGTTCCAGAAGATGCCTCCTCGtaaatattatttctttattggctacactgaggaactgctCTCGCACTTCTATAAATGTCCTGTGAAGATGGAGATCCAGACGGTGGAGGAGAAAGTGGTGTATAAATATCTCTAA